The following are from one region of the Mangifera indica cultivar Alphonso chromosome 14, CATAS_Mindica_2.1, whole genome shotgun sequence genome:
- the LOC123196683 gene encoding integrin-linked protein kinase 1-like isoform X1 yields the protein MDNIAAHLKRGISRQFSMGSMRRSLTRQITRQSSLDPRRNNMRFSFGRQSSMDPIRRSPVSDKLTVPENLDSTMQLLFMASRGDVKGVEELLDEGIDVNSIDLDGRTALHIAACEGHEEVVKLLLQRKANMEARDRWGSTAAADAKYYGNVEVYNILKARGAKVPKSRKTPMTVAHPREIPEYELNPLELRVRKSDGIAKGSYQVAKWNGTKVSVKILHKESLSDPDTIDAFKHELTILEKVRHPNVIQFVGAVTQNLPMMIVLEYHPKGDFGSYLQRKGRLSPSKVLRFSLDIARGMNYLHECKPDPIIHGDLRPKNILLDSGGQLKLTGFGLVHSSKISPGISPAEQPAVRMESANFYMAPEVYKGEMYDRCADAYSFGVILYEMIEGVHPFHPKSPEEVVKLMCCEGKRPPFKVKARSYPPDLRELIDECWNPKPLVRPTFSEIIVRLDKIASHGSKYGWWKDTFKFPWR from the exons ATGGATAACATTGCGGCGCATCTGAAGCGCGGAATCTCACGGCAGTTCTCGATGGGATCGATGAGGCGGAGTCTGACGCGACAGATAACGCGGCAGTCGTCGTTAGATCCGCGGCGGAACAACATGCGGTTCAGCTTCGGGAGACAGTCGTCAATGGATCCGATACGGCGGAGTCCGGTATCAGACAAGTTGACGGTGCCGGAGAACCTCGACTCGACGATGCAGTTGTTGTTTATGGCGAGTAGAGGCGACGTGAAGGGAGTCGAGGAGTTGCTCGACGAAGGTATTGATGTGAATAGTATCGATCTCGACGGACGGACGGCGTTGCATATAGCGGCTTGTGAAGGGCACGAGGAGGTCGTTAAGCTGTTACTTCAGAGGAAAGCTAATATGGAGGCTCGTGATCGTTGGGGCAGTACG GCAGCTGCTGATGCCAAGTACTATGGAAATGTAGAAGTTTACAATATTTTGAAGGCCCGTGGAGCCAAAGTTCCG aaaTCCAGGAAAACACCCATGACTGTGGCACATCCTCGAGAAATTCCTGAGTATGAGCTTAATCCACTAGAACTTCGGGTTCGGAAGTCTGATGGTATTGCAAAG GGCTCATATCAAGTAGCAAAATGGAATGGTACTAAGGTTTCTGTAAAGATACTTCATAAAGAGAGCCTTTCTGATCCTGACACCAT AGATGCCTTCAAGCATGAACTTACTATACTGGAAAAGGTCCGGCATCCTAATGTGATTCAATTTGTTGGAGCAGTGACCCAAAATTTACCCATGATGATTGTTTTAGAGTATCATCCAAAA GGTGACTTCGGAAGCTACCTTCAACGGAAAGGACGTCTATCTCCATCAAAAGTTCTTAGATTTTCTCTTGATATTGCTAG GGGCATGAATTATCTTCATGAATGTAAACCAGATCCAATCATTCATGGTGATTTAAGGCCAAA AAATATTTTGCTGGATAGTGGAGGTCAGTTGAAGTTGACTGGATTTGGATTGGTACATTCATCAAAAATTTCACCTGGTATATCACCAGCAGAGCAGCCAGCAGTTCGTATGGAGTCTGCAA ATTTTTATATGGCACCTGAGGTGTATAAAGGTGAAATGTATGACAGATGTGCGGATGCTTACTCTTTCGGAGTCATATTATATGAG ATGATTGAGGGAGTACATCCTTTCCATCCCAAAAGCCCTGAAGAGGTTGTAAAACTTATGTGTTGTGAAGGAAAGAGACCACCATTCAAAGTAAAAGCACGAAGTTATCCTCCGGATTTAAGAGA GTTGATTGATGAATGTTGGAATCCCAAACCTTTAGTTAGGCCAACTTTTTCTGAGATCATTGTAAGGTTGGACAAGATAGCTTCTCATGGCTCGAAATACGGTTGGTGGAAAGACACTTTCAAGTTTCCTTG GAGATAG
- the LOC123196683 gene encoding integrin-linked protein kinase 1-like isoform X2, which yields MDNIAAHLKRGISRQFSMGSMRRSLTRQITRQSSLDPRRNNMRFSFGRQSSMDPIRRSPVSDKLTVPENLDSTMQLLFMASRGDVKGVEELLDEGIDVNSIDLDGRTALHIAACEGHEEVVKLLLQRKANMEARDRWGSTAAADAKYYGNVEVYNILKARGAKVPGSYQVAKWNGTKVSVKILHKESLSDPDTIDAFKHELTILEKVRHPNVIQFVGAVTQNLPMMIVLEYHPKGDFGSYLQRKGRLSPSKVLRFSLDIARGMNYLHECKPDPIIHGDLRPKNILLDSGGQLKLTGFGLVHSSKISPGISPAEQPAVRMESANFYMAPEVYKGEMYDRCADAYSFGVILYEMIEGVHPFHPKSPEEVVKLMCCEGKRPPFKVKARSYPPDLRELIDECWNPKPLVRPTFSEIIVRLDKIASHGSKYGWWKDTFKFPWR from the exons ATGGATAACATTGCGGCGCATCTGAAGCGCGGAATCTCACGGCAGTTCTCGATGGGATCGATGAGGCGGAGTCTGACGCGACAGATAACGCGGCAGTCGTCGTTAGATCCGCGGCGGAACAACATGCGGTTCAGCTTCGGGAGACAGTCGTCAATGGATCCGATACGGCGGAGTCCGGTATCAGACAAGTTGACGGTGCCGGAGAACCTCGACTCGACGATGCAGTTGTTGTTTATGGCGAGTAGAGGCGACGTGAAGGGAGTCGAGGAGTTGCTCGACGAAGGTATTGATGTGAATAGTATCGATCTCGACGGACGGACGGCGTTGCATATAGCGGCTTGTGAAGGGCACGAGGAGGTCGTTAAGCTGTTACTTCAGAGGAAAGCTAATATGGAGGCTCGTGATCGTTGGGGCAGTACG GCAGCTGCTGATGCCAAGTACTATGGAAATGTAGAAGTTTACAATATTTTGAAGGCCCGTGGAGCCAAAGTTCCG GGCTCATATCAAGTAGCAAAATGGAATGGTACTAAGGTTTCTGTAAAGATACTTCATAAAGAGAGCCTTTCTGATCCTGACACCAT AGATGCCTTCAAGCATGAACTTACTATACTGGAAAAGGTCCGGCATCCTAATGTGATTCAATTTGTTGGAGCAGTGACCCAAAATTTACCCATGATGATTGTTTTAGAGTATCATCCAAAA GGTGACTTCGGAAGCTACCTTCAACGGAAAGGACGTCTATCTCCATCAAAAGTTCTTAGATTTTCTCTTGATATTGCTAG GGGCATGAATTATCTTCATGAATGTAAACCAGATCCAATCATTCATGGTGATTTAAGGCCAAA AAATATTTTGCTGGATAGTGGAGGTCAGTTGAAGTTGACTGGATTTGGATTGGTACATTCATCAAAAATTTCACCTGGTATATCACCAGCAGAGCAGCCAGCAGTTCGTATGGAGTCTGCAA ATTTTTATATGGCACCTGAGGTGTATAAAGGTGAAATGTATGACAGATGTGCGGATGCTTACTCTTTCGGAGTCATATTATATGAG ATGATTGAGGGAGTACATCCTTTCCATCCCAAAAGCCCTGAAGAGGTTGTAAAACTTATGTGTTGTGAAGGAAAGAGACCACCATTCAAAGTAAAAGCACGAAGTTATCCTCCGGATTTAAGAGA GTTGATTGATGAATGTTGGAATCCCAAACCTTTAGTTAGGCCAACTTTTTCTGAGATCATTGTAAGGTTGGACAAGATAGCTTCTCATGGCTCGAAATACGGTTGGTGGAAAGACACTTTCAAGTTTCCTTG GAGATAG